In Sphingomonas sp. SUN019, one genomic interval encodes:
- a CDS encoding xanthine dehydrogenase family protein molybdopterin-binding subunit: protein MTEYRMDEAHGETALDRGTQGLLGAGLDRIDGPAKVTGAATYAAEFTFDRPMAYGVAITATIASGTIASIDKAAAEAMPGVLAIITDDPRLPRESPLIRVERMNRVEGELASYGEIVGVAVADSFEEARAAARAVIVTCTPADGRYDMMVDADRANGPAKGAMLPDVVKGDVDAAMADAAVAIDATYTTPRQVHAAMEPHAAIVDWDGDTCTLYGSIQLFGFAQGMIANSLDIPRDKLRMISHYIGGGFGGKIGGPETVLAAIASQATGRPAKVALTRQQLFHSVYGRSDTSQRLRLAADEDGVLSGIGQDSYVSQKPGGGFFEPVALGSVGLYSAPARSFTTKIVELNLTPTGAVRAPGEAVGMIGLECAMDELARELGMDPIELRRRNEPENDPTSGKPFSSRRLIDCFDEGAEKFGWATRERRIEGEWLVGHGVATAARVNFLADSSARVRLSPDGRATVETDMTDIGTGTYTILAQVAGEALGLPIHCIDVKLGDSDFPTGAGSGGSFGAASSTSSVVLACEDIVAELAKRMNAKPADMTLKDGHAIAGNHRVPLSELVGDAPLEAIGTIHPGKNNQKYSQATHGAQFVEAWVNGVTGEVRVKRMLGVFDCGRILNAKTARSQAIGGMIWGIGYALHEHAVVDPRTGAYVNRDLAEYHIPVQSDVPQIEAYFVEEIDRHANPVGAKGIGELGISGATAAVANAIFDACGVRVRDFPITVDKLLAGLPPV from the coding sequence GTGACCGAATATCGCATGGACGAGGCGCACGGCGAAACCGCGCTCGATCGCGGGACGCAGGGGTTGCTGGGCGCGGGGCTGGACCGGATCGACGGCCCGGCGAAGGTGACGGGCGCGGCGACCTATGCCGCCGAATTCACCTTCGATCGCCCGATGGCGTACGGTGTCGCGATCACAGCGACCATCGCCAGCGGCACGATCGCATCGATCGACAAGGCCGCGGCGGAGGCGATGCCTGGCGTGCTGGCGATCATCACCGACGATCCGCGCCTGCCGCGTGAATCTCCGCTGATCCGCGTCGAACGGATGAACCGCGTCGAAGGCGAACTGGCCAGTTACGGCGAGATCGTCGGCGTCGCGGTGGCGGACAGCTTCGAGGAGGCACGCGCCGCGGCAAGGGCGGTGATCGTCACGTGTACGCCCGCAGACGGCCGCTACGACATGATGGTCGACGCTGACCGCGCAAACGGACCGGCCAAGGGCGCGATGCTGCCCGACGTGGTGAAGGGCGATGTCGATGCCGCGATGGCGGACGCCGCGGTCGCGATCGACGCCACCTACACCACGCCGCGCCAGGTCCACGCCGCGATGGAGCCGCACGCCGCGATCGTCGACTGGGACGGCGACACCTGCACTTTGTATGGCAGCATCCAACTGTTCGGCTTCGCGCAGGGGATGATCGCGAATTCGCTGGATATCCCGCGCGATAAATTGCGCATGATCTCGCACTATATCGGCGGCGGGTTTGGTGGGAAGATCGGTGGGCCGGAAACGGTTCTGGCGGCGATCGCGTCGCAGGCAACCGGTCGCCCGGCGAAGGTCGCGCTGACCCGCCAGCAATTGTTCCATTCGGTCTATGGCCGGTCGGACACCAGCCAGCGGTTGCGCCTCGCGGCGGACGAAGACGGCGTGCTGAGCGGGATCGGACAGGACAGTTACGTCAGCCAGAAGCCGGGCGGCGGGTTCTTCGAGCCGGTCGCTTTGGGGTCGGTAGGCCTCTATTCCGCGCCTGCGCGCAGCTTCACGACGAAGATCGTCGAACTGAACCTGACCCCCACCGGCGCGGTGCGTGCGCCGGGCGAGGCGGTCGGGATGATCGGGCTGGAATGCGCGATGGACGAACTCGCGCGCGAACTCGGCATGGACCCGATCGAGCTGCGCCGCCGCAACGAGCCGGAGAACGACCCGACCAGCGGCAAGCCCTTCTCCTCGCGCCGCCTGATCGACTGTTTCGACGAAGGCGCGGAAAAGTTCGGCTGGGCCACGCGCGAACGCCGGATCGAGGGCGAATGGCTGGTCGGACACGGCGTCGCGACCGCGGCGCGGGTGAACTTCCTCGCCGATTCCTCGGCGCGCGTGCGCCTGTCGCCCGATGGCCGCGCGACGGTCGAGACCGACATGACCGACATCGGCACCGGCACCTATACCATCCTGGCGCAGGTCGCGGGCGAGGCGCTGGGGCTGCCGATCCACTGTATCGACGTGAAACTGGGCGACAGCGATTTCCCGACCGGCGCGGGATCGGGCGGATCGTTCGGCGCCGCGTCCAGCACGTCGTCGGTGGTGCTGGCGTGCGAGGATATCGTCGCCGAACTGGCGAAACGGATGAACGCGAAGCCCGCCGACATGACGCTGAAGGACGGCCACGCCATCGCCGGCAACCACCGCGTGCCGTTGTCCGAGCTGGTCGGCGATGCCCCGCTGGAGGCGATCGGCACGATCCATCCCGGCAAGAACAACCAGAAATACAGCCAGGCGACGCACGGCGCGCAGTTCGTCGAGGCGTGGGTCAACGGCGTCACTGGCGAGGTGCGCGTGAAGCGGATGCTCGGCGTGTTCGATTGCGGGCGCATCCTGAACGCGAAGACCGCGCGCAGCCAGGCGATCGGCGGGATGATCTGGGGCATCGGCTATGCGCTGCACGAACATGCCGTGGTCGACCCGCGCACCGGCGCGTACGTGAACCGCGACCTGGCCGAATATCATATTCCGGTGCAGTCCGACGTGCCGCAGATCGAGGCGTATTTCGTCGAGGAGATCGATCGCCACGCGAACCCCGTCGGCGCGAAGGGGATTGGGGAACTCGGCATTTCGGGCGCGACCGCGGCGGTGGCGAACGCGATCTTCGATGCGTGCGGGGTCAGGGTGCGGGATTTCCCGATCACGGTGGATAAGCTGCTGGCTGGGTTGCCGCCCGTTTGA
- a CDS encoding xanthine dehydrogenase family protein subunit M, translating to MKTFDYAKADSPEAAVAGGGRFIAGGTNLLDLMKLQIETPEKLIDISRLDLADIEERDDGGLTIGALVPNSDLAADPRVIAKYEVLSRALLAGASGQLRNKATTGGNLLQRTRCYYFYDTATACNKRTPGSGCDARGGFNRILAVLGTSEHCIATHPGDMPVAMRALDATILTLKPDGDRRRISIHDFYRLPGDTPEIETVLEPGELITHVELPAPVEGAKHIYRKVRDRASYAFALVSVAGVVKVEGGKIASAALAFGGLGPMPWRDAAVEAALVGKAPSSEAFAAAAEALVADARGFGHNDFKIPLVKRTLIACLRDLTA from the coding sequence ATGAAGACGTTCGATTATGCGAAGGCCGACAGCCCCGAGGCCGCGGTCGCCGGCGGCGGGCGGTTCATCGCGGGTGGCACGAACCTGCTCGATCTGATGAAGCTGCAGATCGAAACGCCGGAGAAATTGATCGACATCAGCCGGTTGGACCTGGCCGATATCGAGGAGCGCGACGACGGCGGGCTGACGATCGGCGCTTTGGTGCCCAACAGCGACCTCGCCGCCGACCCGCGCGTGATCGCGAAATATGAGGTGCTGAGCCGCGCGTTGCTGGCGGGCGCGTCGGGGCAGTTGCGCAATAAGGCGACGACCGGGGGCAATCTGCTCCAGCGGACGCGGTGCTATTATTTCTACGATACCGCGACGGCCTGCAACAAGCGCACGCCGGGGTCTGGATGCGATGCACGCGGCGGGTTCAACCGTATCCTCGCGGTGCTGGGGACAAGCGAGCACTGCATCGCGACGCATCCGGGCGATATGCCGGTCGCGATGCGCGCGCTGGATGCGACGATCCTGACGCTGAAGCCCGATGGCGATCGGCGGCGCATCTCGATCCACGACTTCTATCGCCTGCCGGGCGACACGCCCGAGATCGAGACGGTGCTGGAGCCGGGCGAACTGATCACCCACGTCGAACTCCCCGCGCCGGTCGAGGGCGCGAAGCACATCTATCGCAAAGTGCGCGACCGGGCGTCTTACGCCTTTGCGCTGGTGTCGGTGGCGGGGGTGGTGAAGGTGGAAGGCGGCAAGATCGCCTCTGCCGCGCTGGCGTTCGGCGGGCTCGGCCCGATGCCGTGGCGCGATGCGGCGGTCGAGGCGGCGCTAGTCGGGAAGGCCCCCTCGAGCGAGGCGTTCGCCGCCGCCGCGGAGGCGCTGGTCGCCGACGCGCGCGGCTTCGGGCACAATGACTTCAAGATACCGCTGGTCAAGCGGACGCTCATCGCCTGTTTGAGGGATCTGACCGCGTGA
- a CDS encoding 2Fe-2S iron-sulfur cluster-binding protein: MHFTINGQSREANPDIRASLLDVLREHLALTGTKKGCDHGQCGACTVLVNGRRINACLTLAVMHQDDDITTIEGLGQIGNLHPLQDAFVRHDGYQCGYCTPGQICSAVGMLDEVAKGWGSHVSGDLTEVDLNDDEISERMSGNLCRCSAYPNIVDAIREVAKA, encoded by the coding sequence ATGCATTTCACGATCAACGGCCAGAGCCGCGAGGCGAACCCCGACATTCGCGCTTCGCTCCTCGACGTATTGCGCGAACATCTTGCGCTCACGGGCACCAAGAAGGGTTGCGACCACGGGCAGTGCGGGGCGTGCACCGTGCTGGTGAACGGGCGGCGGATCAATGCGTGTCTCACGCTGGCGGTGATGCATCAGGACGATGACATTACGACGATCGAAGGTCTTGGGCAGATCGGTAATCTCCACCCGCTACAGGACGCGTTCGTTCGGCACGACGGATATCAATGCGGCTATTGCACGCCGGGGCAGATCTGCTCCGCGGTCGGGATGCTGGACGAGGTCGCGAAGGGCTGGGGCAGCCACGTATCGGGCGACCTGACCGAGGTCGATCTGAACGACGATGAGATCAGCGAACGGATGAGCGGCAATCTGTGCCGTTGTTCGGCGTATCCCAATATCGTCGACGCCATTCGCGAGGTCGCCAAGGCATGA
- a CDS encoding glycerophosphodiester phosphodiesterase, with protein MTDAQPSLSPPIVIAHRGASGERPEHTIAAYELAIAQGADVIEPDLVPTKDDVLVARHENEISETTDVASHPEFAGRKATKTIDGQKMTGWFVEDFTLAELKTLRAKERLPLLRPGNTAYDRKYDIPTLAEIIALAKKHKVGIYPETKHPSYFASIGHATDAPLVAQLKAAGWDSPDAPVFIQSFEVANLKRLARTTKLRLIQLVAGEGGPADGAAPSYAAMMTPAGLREVASYAWGIGPDKAMLWDGKLPTGLVRNAHAAGLRVHPWTFRAENYFLPSRFRDGLNPRGHGDVAGEIAAALRLGIDGFFTDYPAIGVKARNEARGVK; from the coding sequence ATGACGGACGCACAACCATCCCTGTCGCCGCCAATCGTCATCGCACATCGCGGGGCCAGCGGCGAACGCCCTGAACATACGATCGCGGCGTATGAACTGGCGATCGCACAGGGCGCGGACGTGATCGAACCCGATCTGGTGCCGACGAAGGACGACGTGCTGGTTGCCCGGCACGAGAACGAGATTTCGGAGACGACCGACGTCGCTTCTCACCCGGAATTCGCGGGGCGGAAGGCGACGAAGACGATCGACGGACAGAAAATGACCGGCTGGTTCGTCGAGGACTTCACGCTCGCCGAGCTGAAGACGCTGCGTGCGAAGGAACGCCTGCCGCTGCTGCGCCCCGGCAACACGGCCTATGACCGGAAGTACGACATTCCGACGCTGGCCGAAATCATCGCGCTGGCGAAGAAGCACAAGGTCGGCATCTATCCCGAAACCAAGCACCCGAGCTATTTCGCGTCGATCGGCCACGCGACCGACGCGCCGCTCGTCGCGCAACTGAAGGCGGCAGGGTGGGATTCGCCGGATGCGCCGGTGTTCATCCAGTCGTTCGAGGTCGCAAATTTGAAACGCTTGGCACGCACGACGAAGCTGCGGCTGATCCAGCTGGTCGCAGGGGAGGGCGGTCCGGCCGATGGCGCCGCGCCCAGCTATGCCGCGATGATGACGCCCGCGGGCTTGCGAGAGGTCGCAAGCTACGCGTGGGGCATCGGCCCCGACAAGGCGATGCTGTGGGACGGGAAGCTGCCGACCGGCTTGGTCCGCAACGCGCACGCCGCGGGGCTGCGCGTTCACCCGTGGACCTTTCGCGCGGAAAACTACTTCCTGCCTTCGCGCTTTCGCGACGGGCTGAACCCGCGTGGGCACGGCGATGTCGCAGGAGAGATCGCCGCCGCGCTCCGCCTTGGAATCGACGGATTCTTCACCGATTATCCGGCAATTGGCGTAAAGGCGCGAAACGAAGCGCGGGGAGTGAAGTGA
- a CDS encoding GPI inositol-deacylase: MAIGVASLAVARRDLATTPHGDGRAVMLLPGLFNSDRSNVFLRRYLRQIGYDANGWGLGRNFGARTIGAEGEILFAAIEATAATAGPVTLIGVSLGGVMARLASHRIPGAVREVITIASPYAGDPRATNVWRIFEWLTGERIDSDGVIARRAEIAAPLPVPATAIWSASDGIVNGLICHAPDEAGCRAIEVRASHMGVQHRPQVLRAVAEVLAGTQDFRHSREGGNP, from the coding sequence ATGGCGATCGGCGTCGCCTCGCTTGCCGTCGCGCGCCGCGACCTGGCCACTACGCCACACGGCGACGGACGTGCGGTGATGCTGCTGCCGGGCCTGTTCAACAGCGACCGGTCGAACGTCTTCCTCCGCCGTTACCTGCGCCAGATCGGCTATGATGCGAACGGCTGGGGCCTCGGCCGCAATTTCGGTGCGCGGACGATCGGTGCCGAGGGCGAGATACTGTTCGCCGCTATCGAAGCCACGGCCGCGACCGCAGGCCCCGTCACGCTGATCGGCGTCAGCCTGGGCGGGGTCATGGCGCGCCTCGCCTCGCACCGCATTCCGGGCGCGGTGCGGGAGGTCATCACGATCGCATCGCCCTATGCGGGCGATCCGCGCGCAACCAACGTGTGGCGCATCTTCGAATGGCTGACCGGCGAACGGATCGACAGCGACGGCGTGATCGCACGCCGCGCCGAGATCGCCGCGCCACTACCCGTCCCCGCCACCGCGATTTGGAGCGCGAGCGACGGCATCGTCAACGGCCTGATCTGCCACGCGCCGGATGAAGCGGGGTGTCGCGCGATCGAGGTCCGCGCGAGCCACATGGGGGTCCAGCACCGGCCGCAGGTTTTGCGGGCCGTGGCGGAGGTGTTGGCGGGAACACAAGACTTCCGTCATTCCCGCGAAGGCGGGAATCCATAA
- the lpdA gene encoding dihydrolipoyl dehydrogenase, whose translation MADDNFDVLVIGSGPGGYVAAIRAAQLGLNTACVESRETLGGTCLNVGCIPSKALLHASELFEEASHGAFAKFGIDIQGATLNLDQMHAEKAKAVKELTGGIEFLFKKNKVTWLKGRGEFVDAHTVKVGEQTVTAKNIVIATGSSVTPLPGVEIDQAVVVDSTGALALPKVPEHLVVIGGGVIGLELGSVWKRLGAKVTVVEYLDQILPGFDGEVRRESAKLFKKQGFELKTSTKVTGVTVQGGKASVQVEPAAGGEGETLQADAVLVAIGRKPNIDGLNLEAAGVKLTERGQVAIDHDFRTNIDGIWAIGDVAPGLMLAHKAEDEGIAVAENIAGQTGIVNHDVIPSVVYTTPEIAGVGLTEEAAKERGDVKVGKFPMMANSRAKTNRDTDGFVKVIADAKTDRVLGVWVVASLAGTMIAEAAIAMEFGATSEDIAYTCHAHPTHAEALKEAAMAVTGKPIHI comes from the coding sequence ATGGCTGACGACAATTTCGACGTGCTGGTGATCGGCAGCGGTCCCGGCGGCTATGTCGCTGCGATCCGCGCCGCGCAGCTCGGGTTGAACACCGCGTGCGTCGAATCGCGCGAGACATTGGGCGGCACGTGCCTGAACGTCGGCTGCATCCCGTCGAAGGCGCTGCTCCACGCGTCGGAATTGTTCGAGGAAGCGAGCCACGGCGCGTTCGCGAAGTTCGGCATCGACATCCAGGGCGCGACGTTGAACCTCGACCAGATGCACGCCGAAAAGGCGAAGGCGGTCAAGGAACTGACCGGCGGCATCGAATTCCTGTTCAAGAAGAACAAGGTGACGTGGCTGAAGGGCCGCGGCGAATTCGTCGATGCGCATACCGTCAAGGTCGGCGAACAGACCGTCACTGCGAAGAACATCGTCATCGCGACCGGATCGTCGGTCACGCCGCTGCCCGGCGTCGAGATCGACCAGGCGGTGGTGGTCGATTCGACTGGCGCGCTGGCGTTGCCGAAGGTGCCCGAGCATCTGGTCGTGATCGGCGGCGGCGTGATCGGGCTGGAGCTGGGCAGCGTGTGGAAGCGGCTGGGCGCGAAGGTGACGGTGGTCGAGTATCTCGACCAGATCCTGCCCGGCTTCGACGGCGAAGTGCGCAGGGAATCGGCCAAGCTGTTCAAGAAGCAGGGCTTCGAACTGAAGACGAGCACAAAGGTGACCGGCGTCACGGTGCAGGGCGGCAAGGCGAGCGTGCAGGTCGAACCCGCTGCGGGCGGCGAAGGCGAAACGCTCCAGGCCGACGCGGTGCTGGTGGCGATCGGGCGCAAGCCCAACATCGACGGGCTGAACCTCGAGGCGGCGGGCGTGAAGCTGACCGAACGCGGGCAGGTGGCGATCGATCACGACTTCCGCACCAATATCGACGGCATCTGGGCGATCGGTGACGTCGCGCCAGGCCTGATGCTGGCGCACAAGGCCGAGGACGAAGGGATCGCGGTCGCCGAGAACATCGCCGGGCAGACCGGCATCGTGAACCACGATGTCATCCCCAGCGTCGTCTATACCACGCCCGAAATCGCGGGCGTCGGGCTGACCGAGGAAGCCGCGAAGGAACGCGGTGACGTGAAGGTCGGAAAGTTTCCGATGATGGCCAACAGCCGCGCGAAGACCAACCGCGACACCGACGGCTTCGTGAAGGTCATCGCGGACGCGAAAACCGACCGCGTGCTGGGCGTGTGGGTCGTCGCGAGCCTGGCTGGCACGATGATCGCCGAGGCCGCGATCGCGATGGAATTCGGCGCGACCAGCGAGGACATCGCCTACACCTGCCACGCGCACCCGACCCACGCCGAGGCGCTGAAGGAAGCCGCGATGGCAGTGACGGGGAAACCGATACATATCTGA
- a CDS encoding acyl-CoA dehydrogenase family protein: MDLNWSPEELAFEAEVKDFLDTELTPELRRAGTLSTSVYPDHHASMAWQEILRKKGWAAPHWAAEHGGTDWSVAQHYIWNRERIAAGAPALSPMGISMVAYVIMKFGTPEQQTFFLPRILSGEIFFCQGYSEPGSGSDLASLQTSAVEDGGDLIVNGQKVWTTHANEANWIFALVRTSKEGRPQQGITFVLIDMTTPGVELRPFTMTSGEQIQNAVFFTDVRVPQVNVMGQIGQGWGVAKYLLEFERGGQAYGPALKIRADQIAAHAAATIGDDGAPLIDDPVFAAKLARARIRADVLEITELRLLSSASDGGSVGALSSMMKIMGTELAGTLTELAVEAAGPYGTVYQPHATMPGGDVPGYTPPADGYVAGEEWHALAPLRYLNERAGPIYAGSNEIQRNIIAKMVLGL, encoded by the coding sequence ATGGACCTGAACTGGAGCCCGGAGGAGCTGGCGTTCGAGGCCGAGGTGAAGGACTTTCTAGACACCGAACTGACTCCCGAATTGCGTCGTGCGGGGACGCTGTCGACCAGTGTCTATCCCGATCACCACGCGTCGATGGCGTGGCAGGAAATCCTCCGTAAAAAGGGTTGGGCCGCGCCGCACTGGGCGGCCGAACATGGCGGCACCGACTGGAGCGTCGCACAGCATTACATCTGGAACCGCGAACGCATCGCCGCGGGCGCACCCGCGCTGTCGCCGATGGGGATCAGCATGGTGGCGTACGTCATCATGAAATTCGGCACGCCCGAACAACAGACGTTCTTCCTGCCGCGCATCCTGTCGGGCGAAATTTTCTTCTGCCAGGGGTATTCGGAACCCGGCAGCGGCAGTGACCTCGCCTCGCTCCAGACCAGCGCGGTGGAGGATGGAGGCGACCTGATCGTCAACGGGCAGAAGGTGTGGACCACGCACGCGAACGAGGCGAACTGGATCTTCGCTCTGGTGCGCACGTCGAAGGAGGGGCGCCCGCAGCAGGGCATCACCTTCGTGCTGATCGACATGACCACGCCCGGCGTCGAGTTGCGGCCGTTCACGATGACCTCTGGCGAGCAGATCCAGAATGCGGTGTTCTTCACCGACGTGCGCGTGCCGCAGGTGAATGTGATGGGGCAGATCGGGCAGGGCTGGGGCGTGGCCAAATATCTGCTGGAATTCGAACGCGGCGGTCAGGCCTACGGCCCTGCGCTCAAGATTCGCGCTGACCAGATCGCGGCCCATGCCGCGGCAACGATCGGTGACGACGGTGCGCCGCTGATCGACGATCCGGTCTTCGCGGCGAAACTGGCGCGCGCCCGGATTCGCGCCGACGTGCTGGAGATCACCGAGCTGCGCCTGCTGTCCTCGGCGTCGGATGGCGGCAGCGTCGGGGCGCTGTCGTCGATGATGAAGATCATGGGCACCGAACTCGCGGGCACGCTGACCGAACTCGCGGTCGAGGCGGCGGGGCCGTACGGCACGGTGTACCAGCCGCACGCGACGATGCCGGGCGGGGATGTGCCGGGTTATACGCCACCCGCGGATGGGTACGTCGCGGGCGAGGAATGGCACGCGCTCGCCCCCTTGCGTTACCTGAATGAGCGCGCGGGGCCGATCTACGCCGGGTCGAACGAAATCCAGCGCAACATCATCGCGAAGATGGTGCTGGGTTTGTAG
- a CDS encoding ATP-binding protein produces MDPIDRIAAALERLAPPPPAAADPLAHPAYVWRDDVLVAARAFAPLPLELLHGVDAQKAALVGNLERLAAGHAAQDTLLWGARGTGKSALVKAAVAAVQAAGGALALIEVLAERIDTLPRLFADVAGVARAFAIFLDDLGFDAAADARTLRSLLEGGAEARPANARLIVTSNRRHLIPRDIHDQENAINPRDAIDDQMALADRFGLSLGFHVVDQEAYLAIVRGYAERHGLTFDAADAVQWATRRGSRSGRVAWQYVVDLAGRAGRSL; encoded by the coding sequence ATGGACCCGATCGACCGTATCGCCGCCGCGCTCGAACGCCTCGCCCCGCCCCCGCCCGCCGCGGCCGACCCGCTGGCGCACCCGGCCTATGTCTGGCGTGACGACGTGCTGGTCGCAGCGCGCGCCTTCGCGCCATTGCCGCTGGAGCTGTTGCACGGGGTGGATGCGCAGAAAGCGGCGCTGGTCGGCAATCTGGAGCGGCTGGCGGCTGGCCATGCGGCGCAGGACACGTTGCTATGGGGCGCGCGCGGGACGGGGAAATCGGCGCTGGTGAAGGCCGCGGTCGCCGCGGTGCAGGCGGCGGGCGGCGCGCTGGCGCTGATCGAGGTTTTGGCGGAGCGGATCGACACGCTGCCGAGACTTTTCGCCGATGTCGCGGGTGTTGCCCGCGCGTTCGCGATCTTCCTGGACGATCTGGGCTTCGACGCCGCCGCGGATGCGCGGACGCTCAGATCGCTGCTGGAGGGCGGCGCGGAAGCGCGGCCGGCGAATGCGCGGCTGATCGTCACCTCCAACCGCCGCCACCTGATCCCGCGCGACATTCATGACCAGGAAAACGCCATCAACCCGCGCGACGCGATCGACGACCAGATGGCGCTGGCGGACCGCTTCGGGCTGAGCCTGGGCTTCCACGTCGTCGATCAGGAGGCGTATCTGGCGATCGTGCGCGGCTATGCCGAGCGGCACGGCCTGACGTTCGACGCGGCCGACGCAGTGCAATGGGCGACACGGCGCGGCAGCCGGTCGGGGCGGGTCGCATGGCAGTATGTCGTCGATCTCGCGGGGCGGGCGGGCCGCTCGCTCTGA
- a CDS encoding tetratricopeptide repeat protein has translation MTFMGEATHTYPLLRGRRKRRGARMARPAWLGARTVRLAGVLLVAAALVGGIVLLAQRASAPDPRAELATGLRMLERGNYTAARTHVQAATAERPDWELAQAVLGRVHLALREGVAAEGALNRAAAGGMPAARLHHLFADAWLQQGDADRAADETARAAPAYARYAARVRSRTLAAMGDAPAATHGLQALVTDAPRDADAWTDLAQVRFDVGDVTGADQAVQRSLTIDPDAPEALTLRAQVIRSRYGLIAALPWFEAALKRDAHYYPALIEYAATLGDAGQSQAMLDTTRRALEAKPGDPRALYLLAVLAARADRFDLSRAMLGKIGGSGSIPGVLLLGGALNQAAGKYEQAVLQWRELVARQPMNIVARRLLGAALLRSGDAQGALDTLEPIATRPDADSYTLALVGRAFEASGRRALAAGLLDRAARQPASSAPSFGEDVGLAALAQAAAAAPGDPGVAVSYVRGLIDAGDGAGAYARAQAIAAASPGAPGAQLMVGDVLATRGDFRAALSAYARAADLRFDAPTLLRMAEASERGGRSRAGAQALALYLSQNPDSIVARRALANLQIDARDWTGAIDTLEGLRGALGPRDAVVLAQLGYAYTGAGDPQTGKAYARAAYRLAPMNPTAADAYARALHVAGDTRAARQLARKVQALLKVPPRV, from the coding sequence ATGACCTTCATGGGTGAGGCGACGCATACCTATCCGTTGCTGCGCGGACGGCGGAAGCGGCGCGGCGCGCGGATGGCGCGCCCGGCGTGGCTTGGCGCACGGACGGTGCGGCTGGCGGGAGTGCTGCTTGTCGCGGCGGCGCTGGTCGGCGGGATCGTGCTGCTCGCGCAGCGCGCGTCCGCGCCCGATCCGCGCGCGGAACTGGCGACCGGGCTGCGGATGCTGGAGCGCGGCAACTACACCGCGGCGCGAACGCACGTCCAGGCGGCGACTGCGGAGCGCCCCGATTGGGAACTGGCGCAGGCAGTGTTGGGGCGCGTCCATCTGGCGCTGCGCGAAGGCGTGGCGGCGGAGGGGGCGTTGAACCGAGCGGCGGCGGGCGGGATGCCTGCCGCGCGGTTGCATCATTTGTTCGCCGATGCGTGGCTGCAACAGGGTGATGCCGATCGCGCCGCCGATGAAACGGCGCGCGCCGCCCCGGCCTATGCGCGATACGCGGCGCGGGTGCGGTCGCGGACGCTAGCGGCGATGGGTGACGCGCCCGCGGCGACGCATGGATTGCAGGCGTTGGTGACGGACGCGCCGCGCGATGCCGACGCGTGGACCGATCTCGCGCAGGTCCGATTCGACGTGGGTGACGTGACGGGCGCGGATCAGGCGGTGCAGCGGTCGCTGACGATCGATCCCGACGCACCCGAAGCGCTGACGTTGCGCGCACAAGTGATCCGCAGCCGCTACGGCCTGATCGCGGCGCTGCCGTGGTTCGAGGCGGCGCTGAAGCGCGATGCGCATTACTATCCGGCGCTGATCGAATACGCTGCGACATTGGGCGACGCCGGGCAGAGCCAAGCTATGCTCGATACGACGCGGCGCGCGCTGGAGGCGAAGCCGGGCGATCCGCGTGCGCTGTATCTGCTGGCGGTGCTGGCGGCGCGCGCCGACCGGTTCGATCTTTCGCGCGCGATGCTGGGCAAGATCGGCGGCAGCGGATCGATACCGGGCGTGCTGCTGCTGGGCGGCGCGCTGAACCAGGCGGCGGGCAAATACGAACAGGCGGTGCTGCAATGGCGCGAACTGGTCGCGCGCCAGCCGATGAACATCGTCGCACGGCGGTTGCTGGGCGCGGCGCTGCTGCGGTCTGGCGACGCGCAGGGCGCGCTCGACACGCTGGAGCCGATCGCGACGCGGCCCGATGCCGACAGCTATACGTTGGCGCTGGTGGGCCGCGCGTTCGAGGCGAGCGGACGGCGCGCGCTGGCGGCGGGATTGCTCGATCGCGCGGCGCGCCAGCCGGCGAGCAGCGCGCCGTCGTTCGGCGAGGATGTCGGGCTGGCCGCACTGGCGCAGGCGGCGGCCGCAGCGCCGGGCGATCCGGGCGTGGCGGTATCCTATGTCCGTGGGCTGATCGACGCGGGCGACGGGGCGGGCGCATACGCGCGGGCGCAGGCGATCGCGGCCGCTTCGCCGGGCGCGCCAGGGGCGCAATTGATGGTCGGCGACGTGCTGGCGACGCGCGGCGATTTTCGCGCTGCCCTTTCGGCTTACGCCCGCGCGGCGGACCTGCGTTTCGACGCACCTACCTTGCTGCGCATGGCCGAGGCGAGCGAGCGTGGCGGGCGTTCTCGCGCGGGCGCGCAGGCGCTGGCGCTGTATCTGTCGCAGAACCCGGACAGCATCGTCGCGCGGCGCGCGCTGGCGAACCTGCAGATCGATGCGCGCGACTGGACCGGCGCGATCGATACGCTGGAGGGACTGCGCGGCGCCCTAGGGCCGCGCGATGCGGTAGTGCTGGCGCAACTGGGTTACGCTTACACCGGCGCGGGCGATCCCCAGACGGGGAAGGCGTATGCGCGCGCCGCCTATCGCCTCGCGCCGATGAACCCCACCGCGGCCGACGCCTATGCCCGCGCGTTGCATGTGGCCGGTGACACGCGCGCGGCGCGACAGCTGGCGCGGAAGGTTCAGGCGTTGCTGAAGGTGCCGCCGCGCGTGTAG